The proteins below are encoded in one region of Apium graveolens cultivar Ventura chromosome 4, ASM990537v1, whole genome shotgun sequence:
- the LOC141719578 gene encoding uncharacterized protein LOC141719578 has protein sequence MRWYKNRDVKLGEISHPADREEWKFFDRRYPSFAQEIRNIRLGLATDGFNPFGPTRKKTYSVWPLVIVVYNLPPSMCMKKPFMFMTDIVPGPNSTGKYINVCLRPLIDELKILWNTGVKIYDQSLKQNFTMRAALMWTISDYPAMIMISGWSGKGKMGCQSKDHKKARADCKHFGVLSYLWIDEKGKSPKAPYFLTRKQRKLLCEWISALKLPDGYSSNISRCCNVEECIFYGFKSHDCHIFLQKLLPLAIRELLPAPIADAITVDKDEVERSRFKDLLEGPVLKVMTFETCQVNGYKFSTKSASGSGIVVKGNLHGNNLDYYGQLQEIIRLIYQGCNHVYLFRCIWFDSVGNGVRIDKNRVVTIDMTSRLKSNEIFILASQASQVYYAPSVMNPKAKMSTVVKSKNRPIDESIIAQNDIEDAFQEDRSNASTSFSLFVNFAQYG, from the exons ATGAGATGGTACAAAAATAGAGATGTGAAATTAGGAGAAATAAGTCATCCCGCGGATAGAGAAGAGTGGAAATTTTTTGATCGTCGGTATCCATCATTTGCTCAAGAGATTCGTAACATAAGACTTGGTCTTGCGACCGATGGTTTCAACCCTTTTGGCCCTACCAGAAAAAAAACATATAGTGTGTGGCCCTTGGTGATAGTTGTCTACAATCTTCCACCGTCGATGTGTATGAAAAAGCCTTTTATGTTCATGACCGATATAGTGCCGGGTCCAAATAGCACTGGAAAATATATTAACGTTTGTCTAAGGCCTCTCATCGATGAATTGAAGATATTGTGGAATACCGGAGTGAAAATATATGACCAAtctttgaaacaaaattttacaATGAGAGCGGCTCTTATGTGGACAATTAGTGACTATCCCGCTATGATTATGATAAGTGGGTGGTCGGGTAAAGGAAAAATGGGATGTCAA TCAAAAGATCATAAAAAAGCAAGAGCGGATTGTAAGCATTTTGGGGTGTTATCATATTTGTGGATTGATGAAAAAGGAAAGTCACCTAAAGCACCTTATTTCCTTACTAGAAAACAACGTAAACTTTTGTGTGAATGGATTAGTGCACTAAAACTTCCAGATGGTTATTCCTCAAATATATCACGTTGTTGCAATGTTGAGGAGTGTATATTTTACGGATTCAAATCGCACGATTGTcatatttttcttcaaaaattattgcCTCTTGCAATTCGTGAACTTCTACCGGCGCCTATTGCGGATGCCATCACG GTTGATAAAGATGAGGTGGAAAGATCTCGTTTTAAGGACTTGCTTGAAGGACCGGTATTAAAAGTCATGACTTTTGAGACTTGTCAAGTTAATGGATATAAATTTtcaacaaaatctgcatccggTTCTGGTATTGTTGTTAAAGGAAATTTGCACGGAAATAATCTTGATTATTATGGTCAACTACAAGAAATTATTAGACTTATTTATCAAGGATGCAATCATGTATATTTGTTCAGATGTATATGGTTTGATAGTGTTGGTAATGGTGTGCGAATTGATAAGAATCGTGTGGTTACAATTGATATGACTTCAAGATTAAAGTCAAATGAGATTTTTATTTTAGCTAGTCAAGCCTCACAAGTATATTATGCTCCTAGTGTAATGAATCCAAAAGCGAAAATGTCTACAGTGGTTAAATCTAAAAATCGCCCAATTGATGAATCTATCATTGCACAAAATGATATAGAGGACGCTTTTCAGGAAGATAGATCTAATGCATCGACTTCGTTTTCGCTTTTTGTCAATTTTGCACAATATGGATAA